One region of Salvia miltiorrhiza cultivar Shanhuang (shh) chromosome 3, IMPLAD_Smil_shh, whole genome shotgun sequence genomic DNA includes:
- the LOC131015113 gene encoding ferruginol synthase-like has protein sequence MDSLFLFPLVLALSLVGLTGYLFFRSGARRRLPPGPRPLPVVGNFLQLGKKPYETLSQLAKTHGPLMSIHLGSLYTVIVSSPEMAKELLQHHGQVFSGRTTAQVMHARDLNKLSMAFTPTGKEWRDKRKICKERVFSDRSLEGSEALRREKLQQLLDHVRRHCDRGDVVDLHDALLVTNLNLMLTTLFSTRSPDFESAVTREFKEIVEVIAVAVAVPNMADYFPILKPFDPQGIKRKAELYFGKLFEKFEGFLNQRLESRRNNPAAPRAQDLLETLVEITEGNDYNLTIQEIPYLLFDLFVGGSETNTTTIEWIMTELLFHPDKLRKLKEELNTVVGKNEEIRESDIPRLPYLQAVIKETLRYHPPGPLLLPRRSEADQEVNGYMIPKGAQILFNVWAMGRDPSIWRNPESFEPERFLEEKKVDFRGQHFELIPFGAGRRICPGMPLATRILQMTTAVLVHNFEWKLEKEKDDADHKGEVLGVALRRALPLRAIPFKI, from the exons ATGGATTCCCTCTTCTTATTCCCTCTTGTCCTGGCTCTATCCTTGGTCGGTTTAACCGGATATCTCTTCTTCCGGTCCGGTGCAAGGCGGCGGCTCCCTCCGGGGCCGAGACCCCTTCCGGTGGTCGGAAACTTTCTCCAGTTAGGGAAAAAACCCTACGAGACACTGAGCCAGCTCGCGAAAACGCACGGGCCTCTGATGTCCATCCACCTCGGGAGCCTATACACCGTGATCGTCTCATCGCCGGAGATGGCGAAGGAGCTCCTCCAGCACCACGGCCAGGTCTTCTCCGGCCGCACCACCGCCCAGGTGATGCATGCACGCGACCTCAACAAGCTCTCCATGGCCTTCACCCCGACGGGGAAGGAGTGGCGCGACAAGCGCAAGATCTGCAAGGAGCGGGTCTTCTCCGACCGCAGCCTCGAGGGCAGCGAGGCCCTCCGCCGCGAGAAGCTGCAGCAGCTGCTGGACCACGTGCGCCGCCACTGCGACCGCGGGGACGTGGTCGATCTCCACGACGCCCTTCTCGTCACCAACCTCAACCTCATGCTCACCACCCTCTTCTCCACCCGCTCCCCCGACTTCGAGTCCGCCGTCACCCGGGAGTTCAAGGAGATCGTGGAGGTCatcgccgtcgccgtcgccgtccCCAACATGGCCGACTACTTCCCCATTCTCAAACCCTTCGATCCCCAAGGAATTAAACGCAAGGCCGAACTCTACTTCGGCAAACTCTTCGAGAAATTCGAGGGTTTTCTCAACCAGAGATTGGAATCCAGAAGGAACAACCCCGCCGCTCCGAGGGCGCAGGATCTGCTCGAGACGCTCGTCGAAATCACCGAAGGAAACGACTACAACTTGACCATACAAGAAATTCCTTATTTACTTTTT GACTTATTCGTGGGAGGATCGGAGACGAACACGACCACGATCGAGTGGATCATGACGGAGCTTCTGTTCCACCCGGACAAGCTGCGGAAGCTAAAAGAAGAGCTCAACACCGTAGTCGGAAAGAATGAGGAAATCCGAGAGTCCGACATCCCACGGCTGCCGTATTTGCAGGCGGTGATCAAAGAAACCCTCCGTTATCACCCGCCGGggccgctgctgctgccgagGAGATCGGAAGCAGATCAAGAGGTGAATGGTTACATGATTCCCAAAGGGGCGCAGATACTCTTCAATGTGTGGGCCATGGGCAGAGATCCAAGCATCTGGCGGAATCCGGAATCTTTTGAGCCGGAGAGATTCCTCGAGGAAAAGAAAGTGGACTTCAGAGGCCAGCATTTCGAGCTCATTCCTTTCGGGGCGGGTCGGAGGATCTGCCCCGGCATGCCGCTGGCGACCCGGATACTGCAGATGACGACGGCGGTGTTGGTTCACAACTTTGAGTGGAAGCTTGAGAAAGAGAAGGATGATGCAGACCACAAAGGGGAGGTGCTTGGGGTCGCCTTGCGCAGGGCACTTCCGCTTAGAGCTATTCCGTTTAAAATTTAA
- the LOC131015112 gene encoding ferruginol synthase-like, with protein sequence MDSLFWFPLLVALFSIGLTGFLFLRSGSRRRLPPGPRPLPVVGNFLQLGKKPYETLSQLAKTHGPLMSIHLGSLYTVIVSSPEMAKELLQHHGQVFSGRTTAQVMHARDLNKLSMAFTPTGKEWRDKRKICKERVFSDRSLEGSEALRREKLQQLLDHVRRHCDRGDVVDLHDALLVTNLNLMLTTLFSTRSPDFESAVTREFKEIVEVIAVAVAVPNMADYFPILKPFDPQGIKRKAELYFGKILEKFEGFLNQRLESRRNNPAAPRPQDLLETLVDISEGNDYSLTKQDIPYLLFDLFVGGSETNTTTVEWIMTELLFHPDKLRKLKEELNTVVGKNEEVRESDIPRLPYLQAVIKETLRYHPPGPLLLPRRAEADQEVNGYMIPKGAQILFNVWAMGRDPSIWRNPESFEPERFLEEKKVVEFTGQHFELIPFGAGRRICPGMSLATRILQMTTAVLVHNFEWKLEKEKDDADHKGEVLGIALRRALPLRAIPFKI encoded by the exons ATGGATTCCCTCTTCTGGTTCCCTCTTCTCGTGGCTCTATTCTCGATCGGTTTAACCGGGTTTCTCTTCCTCCGGTCCGGTTCAAGGCGGCGGCTCCCTCCGGGGCCGAGACCCCTTCCGGTGGTCGGAAACTTTCTCCAATTAGGGAAAAAACCCTACGAGACACTTAGCCAGCTCGCGAAAACGCACGGACCTCTGATGTCCATCCACCTCGGGAGCCTATACACCGTGATCGTCTCATCGCCGGAGATGGCGAAGGAGCTCCTCCAGCACCACGGCCAGGTCTTCTCCGGCCGCACCACCGCCCAGGTGATGCATGCACGCGACCTCAACAAGCTCTCCATGGCCTTCACCCCGACGGGGAAGGAGTGGCGCGACAAGCGCAAGATCTGCAAGGAGCGGGTCTTCTCCGACCGCAGCCTCGAGGGCAGCGAGGCCCTCCGCCGCGAGAAGCTGCAGCAGCTGCTGGACCACGTGCGCCGCCACTGCGACCGCGGGGACGTGGTCGATCTCCACGACGCCCTTCTCGTCACCAACCTCAACCTCATGCTCACCACCCTCTTCTCCACCCGCTCCCCAGACTTCGAGTCCGCCGTCACCCGGGAGTTCAAGGAGATCGTGGAGGTCatcgccgtcgccgtcgccgtccCCAACATGGCCGACTACTTCCCCATTCTCAAACCCTTCGATCCCCAAGGAATTAAACGCAAGGCCGAACTCTACTTCGGCAAAATCTTGGAGAAATTCGAGGGTTTTCTCAACCAGAGATTGGAATCCAGAAGGAACAACCCCGCCGCTCCGAGGCCGCAGGACTTGCTCGAGACGCTCGTCGATATCAGTGAGGGAAACGACTACAGCTTGACCAAACAAGATATCCCGTATTTACTTTTT GATTTATTTGTGGGAGGATCGGAGACGAACACGACCACGGTCGAGTGGATCATGACGGAGCTACTGTTCCACCCGGACAAACTGCGGAAGCTAAAAGAGGAACTCAACACCGTAGTCGGAAAGAATGAGGAAGTCCGAGAGTCCGACATCCCACGGCTGCCGTATTTGCAGGCGGTGATCAAAGAAACCCTCCGTTATCACCCGCCGGGGCCGCTGTTGCTGCCGCGGAGAGCGGAAGCGGATCAAGAGGTGAATGGTTACATGATTCCCAAAGGGGCGCAGATACTCTTCAATGTGTGGGCCATGGGCAGAGATCCAAGCATCTGGCGGAATCCGGAATCTTTTGAGCCGGAGAGATTCCTTGAGGAGAAGAAAGTAGTGGAGTTCACGGGGCAGCATTTCGAGCTGATACCGTTCGGGGCGGGGCGGAGGATCTGCCCCGGCATGTCGCTGGCGACGCGGATTCTGCAGATGACGACGGCGGTGTTGGTGCACAACTTTGAGTGGAAGCTGGAGAAAGAGAAGGATGATGCAGACCACAAAGGAGAGGTGCTTGGGATCGCCTTGCGCAGGGCACTTCCTCTTAGAGCTATTCCATTTAAAATTTAA
- the LOC131015111 gene encoding miltiradiene synthase KSL1, chloroplastic, producing the protein MSLAFNPAATAFSGNGARSRRENFPVKHVTVRGFPMITNKSSFAVKCNLTTTDLMGKIAEKFKGEDSNFPAAAAVQPAADIPSNLCIIDTLQRLGVDRYFRPEIDTILEGTYRLWQRKERAIFSDTAIHAMAFRLLRVKGYEVSSEELAPYADQEHVDLQTIEVATVIELYRAAQERTGEEESSLKKLHAWTTTFLKQKLLTNSIPDKKLHKLVEYYLKNYHGILDRMGVRQNLDLYDISYYRTAKAANRFSNLRSEDFLAFARQDFNICQAQHQKELQQLQRWYADCKLDTLKYGRDVVRVANFLTSAIIGDPELSDVRIVFAQHIVLVTRIDDFFDHRGSREESYKILELIKEWKEKPAAEYGSEEVEILFTAVYNTVNELAERAHVEQGRSVKDFLIKLWVQILTIFKRELDTWSDDTALTLDDYLSASWVSIGCRICILMSMQFIGIKLSDEMLLSEECIDLCRHVSMVDRLLNDVQTFEKERKENTGNSVTLLLAANKDDSSFTEEEAIRIAKEMAECNRRQLMQIVYKTGTIFPRQCKDMFLKVCRIGCYLYASGDEFTSPQQMMEDMKSLVYEPLTIHPLVANNVRGK; encoded by the exons ATGTCGCTCGCCTTCAACCCGGCAGCCACCGCTTTCTCCGGCAACGGGGCTCGGAGCAGGAGAGAAAATTTTCCGGTGAAGCATGTTACAGTCCGAGGATTTCCGATGATCACCAACAAGTCATCTTTCGCCGTGAAATGCAACCTTACTACAACA GATTTGATGGGGAAGATAGCAGAGAAGTTCAAGGGGGAAGACAGTAACTTTCCGGCAGCTGCGGCTGTTCAGCCTGCGGCGGATATACCCTCTAATCTCTGTATAATCGACACCCTCCAAAGGTTGGGAGTCGACCGATACTTCCGACCTGAAATCGACACTATTCTAGAGGGCACATACAG GTTATGGCAACGGAAAGAGAGAGCGATATTTTCGGATACTGCTATTCATGCAATGGCATTTAGACTTTTGCGTGTCAAGGGATATGAAGTTTCATCAG AGGAACTGGCTCCGTATGCTGATCAAGAGCACGTTGACCTGCAAACGATTGAAGTGGCGACAGTTATCGAGCTTTACAGAGCAGCACAGGAGAGAACAGGGGAAGAAGAGAGCAGTCTTAAGAAACTACATGCTTGGACCACCACCTTTCTTAAGCAGAAGTTGCTCACTAACTCCATTCCTGACAAGAAGTTGCACAAACTG GTGGAATACTACTTGAAGAACTATCATGGGATATTAGATAGAATGGGAGTTAGACAAAACCTCGACTTATATGATATAAGCTATTATCGAACTGCAAAAGCTGCAAATAG gTTCTCTAATCTACGTAGTGAAGATTTTCTAGCATTTGCGAGGCAAGATTTTAACATTTGCCAAGCCCAACACCAGAAAGAACTTCAGCAACTGCAAAG GTGGTATGCAGATTGTAAGTTGGACACCTTGAAGTATGGAAGAGATGTAGTGCGTGTTGCTAATTTTCTAACTTCAGCAATTATTGGTGATCCTGAATTGTCTGATGTTCGCATAGTCTTTGCCCAACATATTGTGCTTGTGACACGTATTGATGATTTTTTCGATCATCGTGGGTCTAGAGAAGAGTCCTACAAGATCCTTGAATTAATAAAAGA ATGGAAAGAGAAGCCAGCCGCAGAATATGGTTCCGAGGAAGTTGAAATTCTTTTTACAGCAGTATACAACACAGTAAATGAGTTGGCAGAGAGGGCTCATGTTGAACAAGGACGTAGTGTTAAAGATTTTCTAATTAAGCTG TGGGTTCAAATACTAACAATTTTCAAGAGAGAATTGGATACATGGAGCGATGACACGGCACTAACCTTGGATGATTACTTGTCTGCCTCCTGGGTGTCAATTGGCTGCAGAATCTGCATTCTCATGTCGATGCAATTCATCGGTATAAAACTATCCGATGAAATGCTTCTGAGTGAAGAGTGCATTGATCTGTGTAGGCATGTCTCCATGGTTGACCGGCTGCTCAACGATGTGCAAACTTTTGAG AAGGAACGCAAAGAAAATACTGGAAACAGTGTGACCCTTCTGCTAGCAGCTAACAAAGATGACAGCTCCTTTACTGAAGAAGAAGCCATTAGAATAGCAAAAGAAATGGCTGAATGTAACAGGAGACAACTGATGCAGATTGTCTACAAAACAGGAACCATCTTCCCAAGACAATGCAAAGATATGTTTCTGAAGGTATGCAGGATTGGGTGTTATTTGTATGCAAGCGGCGATGAATTCACATCTCCACAACAAATGATGGAAGATATGAAATCCTTGGTTTATGAACCCCTAACAATTCATCCTCTTGTAGCTAATAATGTGAGAGGGAAATGA
- the LOC131015117 gene encoding probable folate-biopterin transporter 2 isoform X1, whose protein sequence is MGEDERLPTYGDEERELQPPPPVAESEMRSIFCSPVHWFKMLARELHWSFVFGVVIVYGVSQGLGGALARVGTQFYMKDVQKVQPSEAQVYAGITSLPWIVKPLWGILTDVVPISGYQRRPYFVFAGSLGIVSMLFLSLHPGLHIVLALLSLTAASASVAIADVTVDACVAQKSGLHHSLAADMQSLCSLSSSIGALVGFSLSGIFVHLIGPQGVYGLLTIPAGLVFVVGILLKEQRVSSFGYEQISQNLANAGKAMWNTLKCPDVWRPCLYMYLSFSLGLNVSEGMFYWVTDSAAGPSFSKQIIGYIMAIGSVGSLLGAILYQYGLKDYPFRDLLFWAQILSCLSGMLDLALVLRWNLRLGVPDLFFVVADASVSQMIGRLKWMPLLVLSSKMCPPGIEGTFFALLMSIDNAGLLTSSWLGGLLLHVLNVTRTEFDNMWLAILIRNVLRIAPLFLLFLVPRADPNSSLLPDDVVNIKETAESENVELVALVDRTDGGR, encoded by the exons ATGGGGGAGGATGAAAGGCTCCCAACTTACGGCGATGAAGAGCGGGAGCttcagccgccgccgccggtggCGGAGAGCGAGATGCGGAGCATTTTCTGCAGCCCTGTTCATTGGTTCAAAATGCTTGCGAGGGAACTGCATTGGAGCTTTGTGTTTGGAGTGGTGATTGTGTATGGCGTGAGCCAAGGCTTAGGTGGAGCCCTTGCGAGAGTTGGGACGCAGTTTTACATGAAGGATGTGCAGAAGGTGCAGCCATCTGAGGCGCAGGTCTACGCCGGCATCACTTCTCTTCCTTGGATCGTCAAGCCGCTCTGGGGTATCCTAACCGACGTTGTTCCGATTTCGGGGTATCAACGGAGACCTTATTTCGTTTTTGCTG GTTCCCTGGGAATTGTTTCCATGCTGTTCTTGTCGCTGCATCCGGGACTACACATAGTATTAGCATTGCTTTCACTGACAGCAGCGAGCGCCAGTGTTGCAATTGCAGATGTTACTGTCGATGCATGTGTGGCACAGAAAAGCGGCCTTCACCATTCCCTGGCAGCTGACATGCAAAGTTTATGTTCCTTGAGCTCCTCAATCGGGGCTCTCGTGGGATTTTCTCTGAGTGGTATATTTGTACACCTAATTGGGCCCCAG GGGGTATATGGCTTGTTAACGATACCAGCTGGGCTAGTCTTCGTAGTTGGTATATTGCTCAAGGAACAACGCGTTTCCAGCTTTGGTTATGAACAG ATCAGTCAGAACTTAGCCAATGCTGGTAAAGCTATGTGGAATACGTTGAAATGCCCAGACGTGTGGAGGCCGTGTCTGTACatgtacttgtccttctcgtTGGGCCTAAATGTCTCCGAGGGGATGTTCTATTGGGTGACAGATTCAGCAGCCGGCCCTTCGTTTTCTAAG CAAATAATTGGTTATATCATGGCAATAGGCTCCGTGGGCTCGCTCCTCGGGGCTATCCTATACCAATACGGCCTAAAAGACTATCCCTTCCGGGATCTGCTCTTCTGGGCTCAGATCCTATCCTGCCTCTCCGGAATGCTGGATCTGGCGCTGGTGCTGCGCTGGAACTTGAGGCTCGGTGTGCCCGACTTATTCTTCGTGGTGGCTGATGCAAGCGTGTCCCAAATGATCGGGCGCTTGAAATGGATGCCACTTCTTGTTCTGAGCTCCAAGATGTGCCCACCTGGGATTGAAGGCACCTTCTTTGCCCTGCTCATGTCAATAGACAATGCCGGCCTCCTCACCTCGTCGTGGTTGGGAGGTCTCCTGCTGCACGTCTTGAACGTTACACGGACAGAGTTCGACAACATGTGGCTCGCTATTCTGATCAGGAACGTGCTGAGGATCGCCCCACTCTTCCTGCTGTTCTTGGTGCCTAGAGCAGATCCCAACTCCTCTCTTCTCCCTGATGATGTTGTCAACATCAAAGAAACGGCTGAATCCGAAAACGTCGAGCTCGTCGCGCTCGTAGACCGCACAGATGGTGGTAGATAG
- the LOC131015117 gene encoding probable folate-biopterin transporter 2 isoform X2 yields the protein MLFLSLHPGLHIVLALLSLTAASASVAIADVTVDACVAQKSGLHHSLAADMQSLCSLSSSIGALVGFSLSGIFVHLIGPQGVYGLLTIPAGLVFVVGILLKEQRVSSFGYEQISQNLANAGKAMWNTLKCPDVWRPCLYMYLSFSLGLNVSEGMFYWVTDSAAGPSFSKQIIGYIMAIGSVGSLLGAILYQYGLKDYPFRDLLFWAQILSCLSGMLDLALVLRWNLRLGVPDLFFVVADASVSQMIGRLKWMPLLVLSSKMCPPGIEGTFFALLMSIDNAGLLTSSWLGGLLLHVLNVTRTEFDNMWLAILIRNVLRIAPLFLLFLVPRADPNSSLLPDDVVNIKETAESENVELVALVDRTDGGR from the exons ATGCTGTTCTTGTCGCTGCATCCGGGACTACACATAGTATTAGCATTGCTTTCACTGACAGCAGCGAGCGCCAGTGTTGCAATTGCAGATGTTACTGTCGATGCATGTGTGGCACAGAAAAGCGGCCTTCACCATTCCCTGGCAGCTGACATGCAAAGTTTATGTTCCTTGAGCTCCTCAATCGGGGCTCTCGTGGGATTTTCTCTGAGTGGTATATTTGTACACCTAATTGGGCCCCAG GGGGTATATGGCTTGTTAACGATACCAGCTGGGCTAGTCTTCGTAGTTGGTATATTGCTCAAGGAACAACGCGTTTCCAGCTTTGGTTATGAACAG ATCAGTCAGAACTTAGCCAATGCTGGTAAAGCTATGTGGAATACGTTGAAATGCCCAGACGTGTGGAGGCCGTGTCTGTACatgtacttgtccttctcgtTGGGCCTAAATGTCTCCGAGGGGATGTTCTATTGGGTGACAGATTCAGCAGCCGGCCCTTCGTTTTCTAAG CAAATAATTGGTTATATCATGGCAATAGGCTCCGTGGGCTCGCTCCTCGGGGCTATCCTATACCAATACGGCCTAAAAGACTATCCCTTCCGGGATCTGCTCTTCTGGGCTCAGATCCTATCCTGCCTCTCCGGAATGCTGGATCTGGCGCTGGTGCTGCGCTGGAACTTGAGGCTCGGTGTGCCCGACTTATTCTTCGTGGTGGCTGATGCAAGCGTGTCCCAAATGATCGGGCGCTTGAAATGGATGCCACTTCTTGTTCTGAGCTCCAAGATGTGCCCACCTGGGATTGAAGGCACCTTCTTTGCCCTGCTCATGTCAATAGACAATGCCGGCCTCCTCACCTCGTCGTGGTTGGGAGGTCTCCTGCTGCACGTCTTGAACGTTACACGGACAGAGTTCGACAACATGTGGCTCGCTATTCTGATCAGGAACGTGCTGAGGATCGCCCCACTCTTCCTGCTGTTCTTGGTGCCTAGAGCAGATCCCAACTCCTCTCTTCTCCCTGATGATGTTGTCAACATCAAAGAAACGGCTGAATCCGAAAACGTCGAGCTCGTCGCGCTCGTAGACCGCACAGATGGTGGTAGATAG
- the LOC131015118 gene encoding protein VTE6, chloroplastic: MILSSLSSPTKYQTILPQPKMATSLSTSTTLSLNPSLSLFTSPEPTSSTFFFFPPKSNLKTPVLKRKFTSQIQASTSDFDAGLLQQAIELVKSSPPTWQSALLSNAAIFILGSPVLLSGLSPFGFGAAFLLGTLTWRAFSYSGFLLVATYFIIGTAATKVKMDQKEAQGVAEKMKGRRGPGSVVGSSAAGCVCAALSISGIGGRALAPLWELGFVASFCTKLSDTVSSEIGKAYGRTTYLVTTFKIVPRGTEGAVSLEGTFAGILASVLLASVGCALGQINIPQAIICIIASQIANLGESIIGAVFQEKEGFQWLNNDAVNVLNISMGSILAILMQQLFLQNRLT; the protein is encoded by the exons ATGATTTTGAGCTCCCTTTCTTCTCCAACCAAATACCAAACTATTCTACCGCAACCAAAAATGGCAACTTCTCTCTCAACTTccaccactctctctctcaaccctTCATTGTCTCTCTTCACTTCCCCCGAACCCACATCAAgcaccttcttcttcttccctccAAAGTCAAACCTCAAAACCCCAGTCTTGAAGAGAAAATTCACATCCCAAATTCAAGCGTCAACGAGTGATTTTGATGCAGGACTACTTCAACAAGCCATCGAGCTGGTAAAATCATCGCCTCCCACGTGGCAATCCGCACTTCTGAGCAACGCCGCGATCTTCATTTTAGGCTCCCCAGTTCTTCTTTCCGGATTATCGCCGTTCGGATTTGGGGCAGCATTCTTGCTTGGAACCCTCACATGGCGGGCCTTTAGCTACTCTGGCTTCCTTCTTGTCGCCACTTACTTTATCATT GGCACTGCCGCAACAAAAGTAAAAATGGATCAGAAGGAGGCTCAAGGGGTTGCTGAGAAAATGAAAGGAAGGCGAGGACCAGGAAGCGTGGTTGGATCAAGTGCTGCCGGCTGTGTTTGTGCCGCCCTCTCAATCTCCGGAATAGGTGGACGGGCACTTGCTCCCCTGTGGGAACTTGGGTTTGTTGCTAGCTTCTGTACTAAACTCAGCGATACTGTCTCAAGTGAGATAGGGAAAGCATATGGCAGAACGAC TTACCTAGTCACAACATTCAAGATAGTCCCAAGGGGTACCGAAGGGGCCGTTAGCCTTGAAGGAACTTTTGCTGGAATTCTAGCTTCGGTTCTTCTTGCTTCTGTTGGTTGTGCTCTGGGTCAG ATAAACATACCACAAGCCATCATCTGTATAATTGCTTCCCAGATTGCGAATCTTGGAGAGAGTATTATCGGTGCAGTATTCCAGGAGAAAGAAGGATTCCAATGG CTTAACAACGACGCAGTCAATGTCCTAAACATATCTATGGGCAGCATTTTGGCAATCCTTATGCAGCAACTATTCCTCCAAAACAGGCTTACATAG